Within Candidatus Schekmanbacteria bacterium RIFCSPLOWO2_02_FULL_38_14, the genomic segment CTCTCTGCCTTTTTGCCTCTGCGACCCTTCCAATGCCAATCATCAAGGCAGCAGTACGTGTATCACACTTTTTCTCTTTTGTTATTTTTAAAACTTCGTTGAAGGACTTTGAGAGAAGTTCTTTTACTTCATGGATTACTCTTTCCTGCGACCAGAAAAAACTCTGAAGGTCCTGCACCCATTCAAAATATGAAACTGTGACGCCTCCTGAATTTGCAAGTATGTCAGGGATAACAAAAATACCTTTATCCTGCAATATCGGGTCTGCATCAAGTGTAGTTGGTCCATTAGCCCCTTCAGCAAGGATTTTGCATTTTAAGCGGCTGGCATTTTTACTTGTAATTACCCTGGCAACGGCTGATGGTGCAAGGACATCACACCGGACCTCGAGCAATTCTTCATTTGTAATGGAATCTCCGCCTTTAAAACCTTTTATTTTCCCGGTTTCTTTCATATGGTTTAGCAGCGCATCAATATCGATTCCTTTTGAATTATAGACCCCGCCTGCAACATCGGTAATTGCAATTACATCCCAGTTTTTCCTCTTTGCTATTATGCCAATAGATGAACCGACATTGCCAAATCCCTGAATTGCCAGAGTTAATTTTTCCTTTTTAAGCCCTATTACTTTTTTTGCCTCATCTATCATATGTATTATTCCGCCACCAGTTGCCATTTTTCTTGCTGCGGAACCTCCAAGAAGCAGTGTTTTGCCGGTTACGACTCCGGGAATTGTATAGCCTTTTTGCATGCTGTAGGTGTCCATAATCCATGCCATTATTCTTTCATCCGTTCCCATATCAGGAGCAGGAATATCTCTCTCAGGACCTATTATCATCATTATCTCCGTTGTATATCTTCTGGTAAGGTGCTCAAGCTCATTTTCAGACATTTTGGTCGGGTCGCAGGCAATTCCGCCTTTTGCTCCTCCATAAGGAAGTCCGATAAGTGCGCATTTCCATGACATCCACATTGCAAGAGCTGCAACTTCACCAAGGTTTACTTCAGGATGGTACCTCAGTCCGCCTTTTGTTGGTCCCATTGTCATGTTGTGCTGTACCCTGTAACCTACAAACATTTTGGTCTCACCGCTATCCATTCGGACAGGAATAGATACAACCAGTGCCCTCCTTGGCAGCCTCAGCCTTTCAAAAACTCCTTGTTCCAAGCCTATTTTTTCAGCGATATTTTCAAGCTGCTTTACTGCCATATCAAACATAGGACTTTTGTATTCCATAAATTTTCCCCTCTCATTGAATTTTTTCTCCAAAAATTTATAAGTTCAAATTCCAAAATCCAAATATCAAAAGTTTTAATCATTTGAGCTTTGGATTTTATTTGGATTTTAAACTTTGACATTTGTCATTAGTTTATCTACACTTTTTAAACATAAGCTTTTGGTGCTCTGCACTGAAAGCAGGGAATTTTAGCCCTTGCTTTATCAATCTCATTCAAATCTATCTCTGTCTTAATCACTTCTTCCCCTTCTCCTGCTTCTTTCAGAACTTTTCCATTCGGGTCAACAATCATTGAATTTCCTGAAAGCACAAGTTTCCTGTCTCCTCCACAGCAGGCTGCGCCTATTACAAACAACTGGTTTTCTATTGCCCTTGCCTGAAGAAGTGTTCTCCAATGAGATACTCTTACCCGGGGCCACTGGGCAGGGATTACAATTATTTCAGCACCATTCAGAGCTAAAGACCTTGTCAGTTCAGGAAATCTTATGTCAAAGCATAGAATTGTTCCAATTTTACCAGATGATGTAATCAGAACATCAGAGCTATTTCCTCTTTTAAAATACTTGTCTTCTCTGAGCAATGGGAAGAGATGGATTTTTCTGTATTTTCCAATGACTCCTTTATGAGGTTCAACTGTAAATGCAGTATTGAAAAAATATTTTCCATCTCTTTCAACCATTGAGCTGATAATTGTTGTATTATAGCTGTTGGAGATTTTTTCAAATTCTTTAATAATGAGGTTTGTACGGTCAGATGTTTGTTCTAAATTCTTATAATCATATCCTGAATACCACATCTCAGGAAGGACAATCAAATCAGCTCCCTTTTCTGCAGCTTTCCTTACTTTTTTTAAAACACGGTTGAGATTCTGCTCAGGTCGTTCAGGTCTTATCTCAAGCTGGATAGCACAGACTACTTTTTTCTTATTTTTTAGCATATTATATTTTGATTTTTCCTAAATGCCGTGACAGGCGGGACGCCTGTCCTACTGCTTGAAAAACTCATCATCTTCCTTAAAAAGGAGAGTAGGACAGTTGTCTCGGCTGTCCTTTGGTGTTATTTCAATCCGGGAACTAAAAACCCTATTGATTTTTTCTACAATTTCTATATTTAGAACAGATAAAAGTCAACGCAAATTGGAAATAGCAGGTCAGGAGACCTGCCACTACCCTGGGTAGCATAGGGTCTCCTGACCCGATGTCTATTTCTATTATTCTTAGTACCTTATATAAATATGAGTGTTTTATATGTATTTAGGTTTAGATTTTCTACTCTCTGACAAAAAAGAAATATTCCTCTCTGAAGTCAATATTGGACTTCCTGGCGGTGCTTTTGAGTATGATATAGCTCATAAAGCTGTTTTTAGCAGAAAAGTAGATGTTTTTGAGAAAATAGAAGAAATCTCTCAGAGAAATTTCAGGAAAAGCTTCAGGGATTATATACATTCGCTGCCTTTCAGAAAAGAACTTAAAGAGTTTAAGTTCTTTATGGACAGGGAAATCACAACGCCTTTAAAACTTCATCCTGTTTTGAGGCTTGAAGACAAATGGATTCAGTATAATCTCCTGAGCAAAAAAATTGGCATGCCCTATACCGAGCTTTTTGATTTTTCTGATAAAGAGCAGATTGAAAGGCTTCTCAGCAGATTTGGTGCTGTAGCCTTAAAAAAGAGAACAGGAAGATGGGGAAAGGGATTTGAAGTTTTAAAAGACAGGAAACTGTCTGGAGCCATGATTGACATACCTTATCTGGCTCAGGAGTATGTTACTTCAAAAACAGATAATTACCTTTTATCCATAAGAACAGTATCCTTTGAAGGCGAGTTTGTGTGCATGAGCGGTGACCTTTCTGAATCTCACGATTCAAAATGGCGTTACATTGTTTTTATCAAAGCAGGAGAAAAGGTTTTATTGGAGAATAAGAATTTTGAAATCATAGATTTTGAGGAAATGTCATGGGAAGGAAAGATATGGTATGATGGAAAAATACCTGAGCATCAGAGGCTGAATCTTGTTGGCGACAAGGTCGCAAAGACATTTCTTTTATTGCCAAATGATATAATTGAAGGAATAAAAAAGATAACTGAAGATGTTGGAAAAATTTATATGAATCTGGATTTTTCAGAGCTTCCTGAGGCATGGTTTGAACAGAAAATAAAAGGTAAAAACAAAAAATAAATTTGTAATTTTGGCTTTTGTATTTTACATGCTCAAAAATAAGTAAACTTCTTCAGCTCTCATTTTAATTACTTCTTTTATTGAATACCTCTCCAAAGTTTTTTTTGCAGCTTTGTATCCGAGATAATAATCTTCCCTGCCGGGAGAATCCTTTGTTAAGGATGATTTCCTGTAGAGCCTGAAAAGGTTTCCTTTGGTATTTTTAATCTTGTCAATTCTGTTATAAATTTCATCAAAATGCTCTTCGCACCACATGTATGCAGGCTTTCCATAGAAAAGGTATTCCCAAGGTGGAAGATTTGGGAAAAGGCATTCTGAAAAAGCAGTTGCAATCCCCTCGCCCATTGAGTGTTCAATGAAAGGGGTAATAGACAGCAATCTGAGGTGATTCATCTTAATATTTCCTTTGTATGCTTTCATAACTTCGGGAGAGGTATCTCTTGCTGCGTGGGCAAGTTCGTGTGCTGTGACAAGGTCGAAATATTCTTTTTTTCCCGCAGGGTAATCAAGCCCAATGTAGATATGGGGGATTCCATTGTGATAAACTGTCACACCATCTACAATTCCGCGAAGGGTGAAGAAGAGGTTTATCCGCGCAGAGATTTTTCTATCAAGGAGAGTTTCAGCTTTCTTTAAAGTTTTAAAAACCCTTTCAGGATATTTCCATTCATTTAGCTTTTTAAAAATATCTTTATAAAAGTTGAGGTCAGTTTTTTCAAAAAGAGATTTTATTCCTACATTCCAAAGAAAGTTTAATTTCAGAAGCGGCGACAGATTCTCTTTGTTAGGTTCAAAATAAAGTTTCTTAAAATCCTTCCAGTTATTCTTGTAACCCGAGCTTTCACAAAATTTTCTAAAATCTTCTATAAGGTTAATAATTTCAGCCATGGCTACATCAACTTATAACCTATAACTTATAATTAATATTCCTCTACAAATCAATCAGCTTTATTTTTATCTGTTTTGAAATCTCGTTTTTCAATTTATCGCTTATTTCGTTATTAGAAAGCAATATCTCAAGGTCCTGTTTCAAAAAATTTTCAAGCAGTGAAACTGATGCTGAAAAAGGAGTCTTTGGGTTTTTGGTAAGATAGAATCTTACCTGATAGCGGTTTTTCCATTTCTTGTGAGTAGCAATTACCTCAAGGCTACTTGAAACTGTGTTTTTTTTCTGCATAAGAGTTATAATGTCAATCTCTGTGAGGCGAGGATTCCACAAAGCTGTCTCAAGAACCATTGGTTCCTTGTCATACAGCAGGACAAGCAAAAGGTCGCGGGGCGCATTCTTTGCCATTGAGATTTTTTCGCCAAGCGGGATTTCAGGGAGTTTTTTCTGCAGAAGGTCAATTGAGATTTTCCGCAGTCCTGAGGAGATTTCCTTGCTGTTTATGAGCTTGTACAAATCTCTTTTTAAGAGAAAACCAAGAAGTGCTTTTGAAATGCCAAGCGGGGTTTTAGGGTTTTTTGCAAGGGCAGATTTTACAGAATAATGCTGGTAGAGTTCAGGGATTTCTGTGATAAGCTTTAAAACCTCTGATGGCGTTTCTTTTCTGTTTGCCAGAAACTCTGCCTCGCTTTCATCAAGGTATCCCCTCTTAATAATTATTCCTGCTTTTTCTTCATCAAAAAGTTTTGGAACAAAGGAGAGAAGTTTTTCCTGACTGCCCTTTATAAACCTCTTTAATGACTCGTGTAGCTTCTCTGTTTCCTGAAGATGATGGTGTTTTCTGCTTTCTTTATCCATTAAGCATAAGCCCTTTTAAGTTATTAATAGTTGAAATAAATGCTTAAGTAAAGGATTGTTTGATTGCTTACTGATTAGTTTATAAAATATTGGATTGAAATTTAATTTTAAGAGTATAAGATACAAAAAAATATTTTTGACAAAAAATCAGGAGAGGGTTTTAATATGACAAAAATAATAGTATCCTATTGCCTCAAGCCCCAAGTTACCAAAGAAGAATATGAGAAATATTTCAGGAAAGAAAAGTATTCGCTGGTTACATCATTCCCTTCTGTAAAATCCTTTGAATTGAATAAGGTGGTTAATGTAATGGAAGGAGAAAAAACTGCTGATTATATGGGCATTCTCGAAATTGAGAGCTTAGAGGCATATCAAAAGGACAGAGAAACAGAAAAATTTCTTGCCAGATAGATTAATTTTGCTGAACCTTCTTCAATAAGGATTTTTTGTACTGAGCGTGTAGATATAGGTTTGTGAAGCTAAAAAAGTTTTCTGAAATTACTTGACAATGTTATATGTTTTACTTATTTCATTAAACAGAAAAGGATATAAACAAACAGAGGGGAATTATGAAAATATTTATTGATACTGCTGATATTAAGGCAATAAGAGAAGCTAATGAACTGGGCATAGTTGACGGGGTTACTACAAACCCTTCCTTGGTTGCAAAAGAGGGCAAGGATTTTAAGGAAATAATAAAAGAAATCTGTTCTATTGTAGATGGTCCAATAAGCGCTGAGGCTGTAAGCCTTGACTGCAACGGAATGCTTGCAGAGGCAAGAGAATTATCAAAGATTCATAAGAATGTAGTAATAAAAATTCCAATGATAAAAGAGGGTTTAAAGGCTGTAAAGATTCTTTCAAGAGACGGAATAAAGACAAATGTTACGCTTGTTTTCTCAGCGTCTCAGGCGCTTCTTGCTGCAAAGGCAGGGGCAACATTTGTGAGTCCATTTATTGGAAGGCTTGATGATATAAGCCATGTAGGAATGGAGATAATCCATCAGATAAGAACCATATATGACAACTATGGGTTTATAACTAAAATAATAGTGGCAAGCGTTCGCAATCCGCTCCATGTTGTTGATGCTGCGCTTGCAGGGGCAGATATTGCAACAATACCTCCTGCTGTGATTGACCAGCTCTTCAAACACCCTCTGACTGATATAGGGATTGAAAAATTTTTGTCAGACTGGGAAAAGGTTCCAAAGAAATAAATTCAAAGGGTAAAAGCCATGCCAATATTTGAATTTCAATGCAATGACTGTCACGAGGGATTCGAGAAGCTCGTATTTAAGCAGGATGCTCCTGTCGAATGTCCAAAGTGCAATAAAACAAATATTGTTAAAAAAATGTCTGTTTGCGGATTTTCAAGCGGTGGTAAATTCACTCCTTCATCAGGTTCTTCAGGGTGTAGCTCCTGCTCATCATCAAGCTGTTCAACCTGTAAGCCTAACTGATGCTGTGATAAGGCATTTGAGTCTAAGTAAATCACCCTGCACGGATAAACAAAACAAGCTATTGAAAAGCTGTAGAAATAGGTCGTTACAGGCTGTTGAAAAACCTGGTTTACTGTCATTGCGAGGAGCAAAGCGACGAAGCAATCTCCATTTTCTCCCCCTTTAGAAAAGGGGGATAGAGGGGGATTTGAGATTGCCACGCTCCCGAAATTTATCCTGAGCATGCCGAAGGGGTCGCTCGCAATGACAAAAAGGGAATTCTCGGTCAGCCTGTTTAGGTCTGTTTCTACAATTAAGCTCCATTAATTATTTTTTATGGAATGATAAGATTAATTAGAAAAATGTTATTCCGTTTTTCAGGATGATAAACAATGTTTCTTGAAAAAATAGCTGAGCATAAAAGAAAAGAATTAGAAGTTTCAAAAAAGAATCGTTCCCTTAAAGGAATGAAGACGCTCCTTGACAAGTGTTTTCCTTCAAGAAGATTCAGAGATGCTGTTGCAGGGAAAAATCAGAATAAGGAAATTAAAGGTTCAAAGATAATTGCAGAGGTGAAAAAAGCCTCTCCGTCAAAGGGGGTTATAAGAGAAGACTTCAATCCCCTGCAAATTGCACTCACCTATCAGAAGAATGGCGCAGTGGCAATTTCGGTTTTAACAGATGAGAAGTTTTTTCAGGGAAGCTTAAACCACATGCATCAGGTAGCAAAATCAACTATAATCCCTATACTGAGAAAGGATTTTATTATTGATGAATATCAGGTGCTTGAGGCAAGAGCTTGCAGGGCTGATGCCTTTCTGCTGATTGCAGGTCTTCTTGATAAGGAAAGACTAAGGGATTTCAGGCTCATTGGAGAGGAACTTGGCATGGATGCCCTTGTTGAGGTTCATACAATGGAGGAGCTTGAAAAGGCTCTTTTAAGCGGGGCTGGAATTATTGGAATCAATAACAGGGACCTTGCTACCTTTGAGGTTGATATAAAAAGAAGCATTGAAATGGTTCCTCATATACCAAAAGAAAAACTGATTGTGAGCGAGAGCGGAATAAAATCAAGAGAGGATATAATAAGGCTTGAAGAGGCTGGTGTTAATGCCTTTTTAATTGGAGAGACACTTTTGAAATCGAATAATATAGGAAAGAAACT encodes:
- a CDS encoding fructose-6-phosphate aldolase (similar to novel fructose-6-phosphate aldolase from Escherichia coli; enzyme from Methanocaldococcus janaschii shows transaldolase activity); this translates as MKIFIDTADIKAIREANELGIVDGVTTNPSLVAKEGKDFKEIIKEICSIVDGPISAEAVSLDCNGMLAEARELSKIHKNVVIKIPMIKEGLKAVKILSRDGIKTNVTLVFSASQALLAAKAGATFVSPFIGRLDDISHVGMEIIHQIRTIYDNYGFITKIIVASVRNPLHVVDAALAGADIATIPPAVIDQLFKHPLTDIGIEKFLSDWEKVPKK
- a CDS encoding glutamate dehydrogenase; its protein translation is MEYKSPMFDMAVKQLENIAEKIGLEQGVFERLRLPRRALVVSIPVRMDSGETKMFVGYRVQHNMTMGPTKGGLRYHPEVNLGEVAALAMWMSWKCALIGLPYGGAKGGIACDPTKMSENELEHLTRRYTTEIMMIIGPERDIPAPDMGTDERIMAWIMDTYSMQKGYTIPGVVTGKTLLLGGSAARKMATGGGIIHMIDEAKKVIGLKKEKLTLAIQGFGNVGSSIGIIAKRKNWDVIAITDVAGGVYNSKGIDIDALLNHMKETGKIKGFKGGDSITNEELLEVRCDVLAPSAVARVITSKNASRLKCKILAEGANGPTTLDADPILQDKGIFVIPDILANSGGVTVSYFEWVQDLQSFFWSQERVIHEVKELLSKSFNEVLKITKEKKCDTRTAALMIGIGRVAEAKRQRGLYP